The following DNA comes from Gordonia zhaorongruii.
ACGGATGTGCCGGCGCAGGGCCTCATCCGATGCAGCCGCCGCCCACACCTGCAGGGCGGCCTTGAACTCGTGCCCGGTGTAGATCGCGACCGCACGGTCGACCACCACGTCGATCCGCTCCGGCCCGTCGGGAAGCTCGCCGAGGTCGGCCGCAGTGAGCGAGGTGAGATGGGTGAACATCTGTTCCAGAGCTGCGGTGATCAGCAACTCGCGGGTCGGGAAGTGATGCTGCGCTGCACCTCTGGACACGCCTGCCTGCTCGGCGACCCGCGCAACGGTGGCCGCCGCCCAGCCTTCGTCCGCCAGCACATCGGTGGTCGCGGTCAGCAGACGCTCCCGGGTGATCCGGGACCGGTCCTGTTGCGGCTCGCGCACAGGTTGATTCACGACGCACTCATATCCCATTCGGGCTTGCGCTTGGATAAGAAGGCCGTCATTCCCTCCTGAGCGTCCGCGGAGTCGAAGAGAGCCGCAGACTCCGCGGCGCGCTCCGCCGCCGCATCTGCGAAGGTGGCGCGCAGCGCTGCCGTGGTGAGTCGCTTCGAAGCAGCCAGGCCCTGCGGCGACGCTTTGCGGATGCCCTCGCAGACCGCCACCAAGTCGGCCGACAGCTCCGACTCCGATTCGAGGGCACGGGTGATCAGCCCCATCGCCTCCGCCTGAATAGGCCCGAACCTCTCACCCGTCAGAAAATAGCGGCCTGCCCCGCGCGCGGTCATCTTCGGCAGGAGAACCACCGAGATGATCGACGGCGCCAGCCCCAGCCTCGACTCGGTGAGCGCGAACGTCGCATCCGGGCCGGCGAGAGTGATGTCGGCGGCACCCAGCAGGCCGAAACCGCCGGCCCGCACGTGACCGTTCGCCACCGCGATGACCGGCTTGTCCATCGTCACCATCGTGTTCATCAGATCGATCATCGCTGCCGCACCCTGCGCGGTCGCATCCTGCGGACTCAGTCCGCGTCGCACGGCCTCGCCCAGATCTGCTCCCGCACAGAATGTTCCGCCGCTGTGTGTGAGCACCACTGCTCGTATCTGCGCATCGGTCCCCGCATCCGAGAGAGCATCGCGCAGCTGTCCGACGAGTGCGGCGCTCAGTGCGTTCCGGTTGTTCGGAGAGTCGAGCGTGATCACGGCGACGGCCGCGTCGACCTCGGTACGGACCACGGTGTCGTCGGTCATCTCAGGCTCCTGCTCGTTGATTCTCATGTGGGTCGAACTCTCGCCGGTCGAGTGACAACGCCCCGAACGCTGCCATCATCGCTCAATACGACTTCGGGAGGCCGAGGCTCGTCTGGGCGACGAAGTTGAGGATCATCTCCCGGCTGACCGGCGCGATGCGCGTCAACCGCGACAGCGGCAGCATCGCGGCGAGCCCGTACTCGACGCTCAGTCCGTTGCCGCCGAGAGTCTGCACGGCCTGATCGACGATCTTCGCAGCGGCCTCACCTGCGGCGTACTTCGCCATATTGGCTGGAACGGCGGCGCCCCAGTCGTCCCCCGCGTCGTACAGAGTGGCCGCCTTCTGCATCATCAGCTTGGCCATCTCGAGTTCGATC
Coding sequences within:
- a CDS encoding TetR/AcrR family transcriptional regulator, yielding MGYECVVNQPVREPQQDRSRITRERLLTATTDVLADEGWAAATVARVAEQAGVSRGAAQHHFPTRELLITAALEQMFTHLTSLTAADLGELPDGPERIDVVVDRAVAIYTGHEFKAALQVWAAAASDEALRRHIRPLEEKFARGAHAMTLIGLDPSGEDPRAHRLAQATLDLARGLGLADTLSDDSRRRAQVVATWTEQVKLALQ
- a CDS encoding enoyl-CoA hydratase family protein; this translates as MTDDTVVRTEVDAAVAVITLDSPNNRNALSAALVGQLRDALSDAGTDAQIRAVVLTHSGGTFCAGADLGEAVRRGLSPQDATAQGAAAMIDLMNTMVTMDKPVIAVANGHVRAGGFGLLGAADITLAGPDATFALTESRLGLAPSIISVVLLPKMTARGAGRYFLTGERFGPIQAEAMGLITRALESESELSADLVAVCEGIRKASPQGLAASKRLTTAALRATFADAAAERAAESAALFDSADAQEGMTAFLSKRKPEWDMSAS